The following proteins are encoded in a genomic region of Fusarium oxysporum f. sp. lycopersici 4287 chromosome 1, whole genome shotgun sequence:
- a CDS encoding hypothetical protein (At least one base has a quality score < 10), with translation MAASTGSAKVDAVVQNIKAETPEKKTGLALYSRFALAGAVCCSVTHGGLTPVDVVKTRIQLDPATYNRGLVGGFRQVVQNEGAGALLTGVGPTFAGYFLQGALKFGGYEFFKQQWIDALGYETASKNRTAVYLASSATAEFFADIALCPLEATRIRLVSEPTYASGLVSGFGKIVKNEGVGALYAGFGPILFKQIPYTMAKFVVYEKVSEAVFRKFPKKDLSDGMQTVANLGSGLIAGFAAAIVSQPADTMLSKINKTQGLPGEGTVSRLIKIGKELGLRGSYSGIGARLFMVGTLTAGQFAIYGDLKKAMGATGGVEIAA, from the exons ATGGCTGCCTCTACCGGTTCCGCAAAGGTCGACGCCGTCGTCCAGaacatcaaggctgagacccccgagaagaagactggTCTTGCTCTCTACTCCCGATTCGCCCTTGCCGGTGCTGTCTGCTGTTCCGTCACCCACGGTGGTCTCACCCCCGTCGATGT CGTCAAGACCCGTATCCAGCTCGACCCCGCTACCTACAACCGCGGTCTCGTCGGTGGTTTCCGCCAGGTTGTCCAGAATGAGGGTGCTGGTGCTCTCCTCACTGGTGTCGGCCCTACCTTCGCCGGTTACTTCCTCCAGGGTGCTCTGAAGTTCGGTGGTTACGAGTTCTTCAAGCAGCAGTGGATTGACGCTCTCGGCTACGAGACCGCCTCCAAGAACCGAACTGCTGTCTACCTCGCCTCTTCCGCCACCGCCGAGTTCTTCGCCGATATCGCCCTCTGCCCTCTTGAGGCCACCCGTATCCGTCTCGTCTCTGAGCCCACCTACGCCAGCGGTCTCGTCTCTGGCTTCGGCAAGATTGTCAAGAACGAGGGTGTCGGTGCTCTCTACGCCGGATTCGGACCCATTCTCTTCAAGCA GATCCCTTACACCATGGCCAAGTTCGTCGTCTACGAGAAGGTCTCTGAGGCTGTCTTCCGCAAGTTCCCCAAGAAGGACCTCTCCGACGGTATGCAGACCGTTGCCAACCTTGGCTCTGGTCTGATTGCCGGTTTCGCCGCCGCCATTGTTTCTCAGCCCGCCGACACCATGCTttccaagatcaacaagacccAGGGTCTCCCTGGTGAGGGCACTGTCTCTCGTCTCATCAAGATCGGTAAGGAGCTCGGTCTCCGTGGCTCTTACTCCGGTATTGGTGCCCGTCTCTTCATGGTCGGTACCCTCACCGCCGGTCAGTTCGCCATCTACGGTGATCTCAAGAAGG CAATGGGTGCCACTGGTGGTGTCGAAATCGCTGCTTAA
- a CDS encoding hypothetical protein (At least one base has a quality score < 10), with amino-acid sequence MSDERSPSPEGSDIVVIGKDDTSNYNSGNILPQPEATIARIHEWLRPTEYNIKSSEYRKHLTFHLEGTGEWIHRSDNYLKWHESQGDGLLWIKGVPGSGKSVVAASMIHKLSQEEIPVLYFFFRQIVDDNHRPINLLRDWLDQILIYCPELQAILKVYLDECRELDSISIDELWRHLRTALASVPKVYCVADALDEMDDGNSEFIKQLAELGHWTPSSVKVLLTSRPTANVEAAMRGMRFFDLRMDEKAVDVDISTYVRYCLSGTSLSERDQQLVKEAVPGRANGLFLYAKLAMKSFLEPEADIHETICKLPLDLDAMYIGILREHARRSGISENTQVMILQWVTHATRPLRLLELADMLKTVAGSRFSDSLKENKDLVRAACGPLLEILPDEAVSVVHHSLTEFLVGTSRTGRTPVYPILDSSPTHYDLALACLRYLCAGCLQNETLTPSETLNSGRSRNVDFPFAAYAIKNWHVHAAKSGWACLPNDLLYQQIELFMGNKETRNNWLKIYLDSSERLRIEDEIVSMSDLHVAALCGLKACIPALIDRLGQKSIDEQDSRKRNPVWWAALSGHPDIIELLLNHGASPDTHDFKGYQALHVAARRDKAQVVQLLIEKGIAPTVPRLQKDTDPARKYADTPLYYIASYGHVKSLEAMLPFLNTTEKRSALRIAIKNRQPQFAKRVLQEPDVNPNDITGFETPIFLAARTGCVETIEVLVNAGADASVPCWVEADVWDQQQNVLERPWSTPLIELCEPQSQFICRPYKSSHYMTDLDCSDFDRALALLIQAGADVNERDSLGRAPIHSAQFSHKLRRLLAAGADPNAETKDGKTALHCLPKKGDEEYLKLLLKDENVDINKREHCRGRTPLLAAIYHDSGLTPQMLKYRPDCNVTDFEGNGPLHYAFSHYNKLSSHENSGDENGENTDSTLPTVLRTLLEAGSDPKLTNIDGETPLHILVTKGFYYQDECLRILLEYGAEIDARDIRGRTPLFRAVGRFPKQPMATDILGTLIKASASLNVRDNYGRTLLHEAIHSITDLDYAHRRLTEVYQYLLDAGVSPCAVDLHGNTLCHELVLVPNAIRLSGKGEIFLSLFEKAGLDVNKPNYAGTTPLHLACRMRLDGNHGVNYHAKDCLRWLLNQSPDVNALDTQGLRPIHFAASTNTYTVDRLLNASADPFVTTNQGMNALHIAARCKRSNSLGLLLQRMHDLNPDATKLALDQKDIFQYTPLHYASRSGIIESVELLIKLGAEVNPNFDELRGTCCPEPWFPPILQCVFFDREQRLWRRGPVKKIPLDDELPFHQLNDPDTIIAAGYTVENKERHFDEIVSGPQLEFLDPVYEASRYDEIINALLDAGADVFLGSHGPRSALYRAMLFASDEWQDYITNLLWNCQEKAGYLELPAPLHIGISRSKALRQTEVAVLNESLNPRAKDTKWKRVARLLSDRHFSLVANLYKAGADYTAVDVDGVSILSRLVEYGYYELVNDCCSPEEAVRFDDAQWVMEQGVEELEPLLVTACRRSSPNMEVIRVLVEEKGVDINARGRDGLTALHILVTGKEWWRVFHAMPYLLSKGADMEIRDDKGCTPLLYAFTRWGAFRTAAMKSLIDKGADVNVIDSEGNGCLNKAAHQEEFIRLLVDHGAEVSPTTILSAIEFPAPKHLEHSVVWRKGLPPLQRPWEDDIELRQNGWILIPNPQEAQMDTSRSSLLLASSALGTLRGGIEFDRDAAAKQMMETLLGAGFSPYANCLVIVEKVRLPNRPSLPMAIATHAWHKKDSTVEFIPYAKSPHIFRPPFMAERVVVHEILKGKRVYGPILELADLDMEFRDASGETLLLAASERMSSRGPKGAREDYLPLRLLLDKGADAYAVDNFGRNVLHIRLGSRALNDDKLEGLKDLGDAVPALINQTDADGYRPLHYGLAALTHGEFDQTEPNWLDYIITQGADMLATDGLGNNALHYLAPGVFGCLCYDGSHTRDPFERFLKLGLDINARNNAGQTPAFFLAMRGYDDDNVDGVVSWLDELGVDWQARDDKRRTILHEMADEKEYLFKAIMNKGVDPLAEDVDGRSTLDLVAAYDNEDVLKLFDRDGKDDRE; translated from the coding sequence ATGTCTGACGAGCGGTCGCCATCGCCTGAAGGCAGTGACATTGTGGTCATTGGTAAAGACGACACCAGCAATTATAATTCGGGCAATATCCTGCCTCAACCTGAAGCTACTATTGCCCGTATCCATGAGTGGCTGCGACCTACAGAATACAATATTAAAAGCAGTGAATATCGCAAGCATTTGACATTCCATCTTGAAGGTACTGGGGAATGGATTCACAGATCAGACAACTACCTCAAATGGCATGAGAGCCAAGGAGATGGTCTCTTGTGGATCAAAGGTGTTCCAGGCTCCGGAAAGTCTGTCGTTGCAGCCAGCATGATTCACAAACTCTCTCAAGAAGAAATACCAGTtctttacttcttctttcgacaGATTGTTGATGACAATCATCGACccatcaaccttctcagAGACTGGCTAGACCAGATCCTCATCTACTGTCCTGAGTTGCAGGCAATCTTGAAGGTCTATCTCGACGAGTGCCGGGAGCTGGATAGCATATCAATCGACGAGCTATGGAGACACCTAAGAACAGCTCTGGCATCTGTGCCCAAAGTTTATTGTGTGGCAGATGCTTTGGATGAAATGGACGACGGCAATAGTGAATTCATCAAACAACTGGCTGAACTTGGTCATTGGACTCCTTCGTCTGTGAAGGTTTTATTGACAAGCCGACCTACTGCCAATGTCGAGGCCGCGATGAGAGGCATGAGGTTTTTTGACCTCCGAATGGACGAGAAGGCTGTGGATGTCGATATTTCTACTTATGTGCGATATTGTCTATCCGGCACTTCTCTTTCTGAGCGCGATCAACAGCTTGTCAAAGAAGCGGTACCTGGCCGAGCCAACGGTCTGTTCCTCTACGCTAAATTGGCCATGAAATCATTTTTGGAGCCAGAAGCCGACATTCATGAGACTATTTGCAAGCTTCCACTTGATTTGGACGCTATGTACATCGGCATTCTACGAGAACATGCTCGGAGATCGGGAATTTCAGAGAACACGCAGGTGATGATCCTGCAATGGGTGACTCACGCGACTCGTCCTCTTCGGCTACTAGAGCTTGCCGATATGCTCAAGACAGTCGCGGGAAGCAGATTCTCAGATAGTCTGAAAGAGAACAAGGATCTGGTTCGTGCTGCCTGTGGCCCTCTGCTCGAAATCTTACCAGACGAGGCTGTGAGTGTTGTGCACCATTCCCTTACCGAGTTTTTGGTCGGGACATCAAGAACAGGCCGCACCCCTGTTTATCCCATATTGGACTCCTCACCAACCCACTACGATCTTGCTCTCGCTTGCCTCCGATATCTCTGCGCAGGCTGCCTTCAAAATGAAACTCTTACTCCGTCAGAAACACTTAATAGCGGACGCAGCCGCAACGTGGACTTTCCATTCGCAGCGTATGCTATAAAGAATTGGCACGTACACGCTGCAAAATCTGGGTGGGCTTGTTTGCCTAATGACTTGTTGTATCAACAAATTGAATTGTTCATGGGCAATAAGGAGACACGAAACAATTGGCTGAAAATATACTTGGATTCCTCTGAAAGACTGAGGATTGAAGACGAAATTGTCTCCATGTCAGATCTCCATGTCGCCGCATTGTGCGGTCTCAAAGCGTGCATCCCGGCCCTCATCGATCGTCTGGGCCAGAAGAGCATAGACGAACAAGActcaagaaaaagaaacccGGTGTGGTGGGCTGCTTTAAGCGGACACCCGGATATCATTGAGCTGCTTCTAAACCATGGGGCATCACCTGATACTCATGACTTTAAAGGCTACCAGGCATTGCATGTAGCTGCAAGGAGGGATAAAGCACAGGTTGTTCAGCTACTCATTGAAAAAGGAATAGCTCCTACAGTCCCACGTCTCCAGAAAGACACCGACCCAGCTAGAAAGTATGCAGATACACcattatattatatagcctCATACGGCCATGTCAAGAGTTTGGAAGCGATGCTTCCATTTTTGAACACTACTGAGAAACGATCTGCTTTGCGCATTGCCATCAAGAATAGGCAGCCACAGTTCGCTAAAcgagttcttcaggagcctGATGTCAATCCGAATGATATTACTGGATTCGAGACACCCATCTTTCTCGCTGCTAGAACAGGCTGTGTTGAAACAATCGAGGTATTGGTGAATGCTGGTGCAGATGCTTCTGTTCCTTGCTGGGTGGAGGCTGATGTCTGGGACCAACAACAGAATGTGTTGGAACGCCCCTGGTCGACTCCTCTGATAGAGCTCTGTGAGCCACAGTCTCAATTCATATGTCGGCCATATAAATCTTCCCACTACATGACGGATCTGGACTGTTCAGATTTTGACCGTGCCTTGGCATTACTCATCCAAGCTGGCGCAGACGTTAACGAGAGAGATTCTCTGGGTCGTGCTCCCATACACTCAGCGCAGTTTTCTCACAAGTTAAGACGTCTACTCGCAGCGGGCGCTGATCCAAATGCTGAGACAAAGGATGGGAAGACCGCGCTGCATTGCCTGCCAAAGAAAGGTGATGAGGAATACCTGAAGCTCCTGTTGAAAGATGAGAATGTAGACATCAACAAAAGGGAACACTGCAGAGGCAGGACACCTCTTCTTGCTGCCATTTATCATGATTCGGGCCTTACTCCACAAATGTTGAAATATAGGCCCGATTGTAATGTTACTGATTTCGAAGGGAATGGCCCTCTCCATTACGCATTTTCTCATTATAATAAATTGTCTTCGCATGAGAACTCTGGAGATGAGAATGGGGAGAACACAGACAGCACTCTGCCGACAGTATTGAGAACACTTCTAGAAGCTGGTTCGGATCCAAAACTGACAAACATTGATGGAGAAACGCCCTTACATATTCTTGTCACTAAGGGGTTCTACTATCAAGATGAATGTCTACGGATACTACTCGAATATGGAGCTGAGATCGATGCCAGAGACATCAGAGGCCGGACACCCTTGTTTCGGGCCGTGGGCAGATTCCCAAAGCAACCTATGGCAACAGATATTCTTGGGACTCTTATCAAGGCTTCGGCAAGTCTGAATGTTCGCGATAATTATGGGCGAACCCTTCTTCATGAAGCGATTCACAGCATTACCGACCTTGATTATGCACATAGAAGACTCACCGAGGTATACCAATACCTCCTTGACGCTGGTGTGTCACCTTGTGCCGTGGACCTGCATGGCAACACTCTATGCCACGAGTTGGTTCTCGTCCCAAATGCAATAAGGCTATCAGGTAAAGGAGAAATATTCCTTTCACTTTTCGAAAAGGCGGGGTTGGATGTAAACAAACCCAACTATGCTGGCACGACACCTTTGCATCTAGCTTGCCGCATGCGTCTGGACGGAAACCATGGGGTCAATTACCATGCAAAAGATTGCTTGAGATGGCTCCTCAATCAATCACCCGATGTCAACGCGTTAGATACCCAAGGGTTGAGGCCCATTCACTTCGCCGCCTCCACGAACACTTACACTGTTGACCGCTTGTTGAACGCCAGCGCAGATCCATTTGTTACCACAAATCAAGGCATGAATGCCCTACATATCGCCGCGAGGTGTAAAAGGAGTAACAGTCTCGGACTTCTACTTCAGCGCATGCACGACCTAAATCCCGACGCCACAAAATTGGCACTCGACCAGAAGGATATTTTTCAATACACCCCATTGCATTACGCAAGTCGCTCTGGGATTATCGAGTCTGTGGAACTCCTAATCAAATTAGGAGCAGAGGTTAATCCAAATTTTGATGAACTCCGAGGGACATGCTGTCCTGAACCTTGGTTCCCTCCAATTCTTCAGTGTGTATTCTTCGACCGTGAGCAACGTCTTTGGAGGCGCGGGCCAGTCAAGAAAATAcctcttgatgatgagcttcCCTTTCACCAGTTGAATGATCCCGACACAATCATCGCTGCTGGTTATACTGTCGAGAACAAGGAAAGGCACTTTGATGAGATCGTATCAGGGCCTCAACTTGAATTCCTCGATCCAGTGTATGAGGCCTCGCGATATGATGAGATCATCAACGCTTTGCTTGATGCAGGAGCAGATGTGTTTCTGGGTTCCCACGGTCCAAGGTCGGCTCTTTACCGTGCGATGCTTTTCGCATCAGACGAGTGGCAGGATTACATTACAAACCTCCTCTGGAACTGCCAGGAGAAAGCtggatatctggaacttCCAGCTCCTCTTCATATTGGAATATCGAGAAGCAAAGCTCTTCGTCAAACAGAGGTTGCGGTATTGAATGAGTCACTCAACCCACGTGCAAAAGATACAAAATGGAAGAGAGTAGCACGATTACTGTCGGACCGCCACTTCTCTTTGGTAGCGAACCTGTACAAAGCTGGTGCGGACTATACTGCTGTCGATGTCGATGGTGTATCGATCCTTTCGCGACTCGTCGAATATGGTTACTATGAATTAGTCAATGACTGCTGCtctccagaagaagcagtaAGGTTTGATGATGCTCAATGGGTAATGGAACAAGGTGTGGAAGAGCTTGAGCCTTTGCTTGTGACGGCTTGTCGACGCTCTTCTCCCAATATGGAAGTCATTCGTGTCTTGGTAGAGGAAAAAGGAGTCGACATAAACGCACGAGGTCGTGACGGTCTTACTGCTCTTCATATTTTAGTCACTGGCAAGGAGTGGTGGCGAGTCTTTCACGCCATGCCATACCTGCTTTCTAAAGGGGCAGATATGGAAATTCGGGACGACAAGGGATGTACACCGCTGCTTTATGCTTTCACGAGATGGGGTGCCTTCCGGACTGCTGCGATGAAGTCGCTGATCGATAAAGGCGCTGACGTGAACGTCATCGATTCTGAGGGAAATGGATGTTTGAACAAAGCAGCACACCAAGAGGAGTTTATTCGACTCTTAGTCGATCATGGAGCAGAAGTCAGTCCAACCACCATCCTCTCTGCGATTGAGTTCCCAGCACCCAAACATCTTGAGCATTCTGTTGTCTGGCGGAAAGGTCTTCCTCCCTTGCAGCGTCCCTGGGAAGATGACATTGAATTACGCCAAAACGGCTGGATCCTGATACCAAATCCCCAGGAAGCCCAGATGGATACGTCAAGGTCATCCTTGCTCTTGGCAAGCTCCGCATTGGGTACGCTTCGGGGCGGCATCGAATTCGATCgtgatgctgctgccaaACAGATGATGGAAACTCTACTAGGAGCTGGATTCAGTCCGTATGCCAATTGCCTAGTCATTGTTGAAAAGGTTCGGTTGCCAAACAGACCTTCCTTACCAATGGCTATAGCGACCCATGCATGGCACAAGAAGGATTCTACGGTTGAGTTTATCCCCTATGCCAAAAGTCCTCACATTTTCAGACCACCCTTTATGGCTGAAAGGGTAGTGGTGCACGAAATCTTAAAAGGAAAACGTGTCTATGGGCCGATCTTAGAGTTAGCCGATCTTGATATGGAGTTCCGCGATGCGTCTGGAGAAACTCTTCTTTTGGCTGCTTCTGAGCGAATGTCAAGCAGAGGTCCTAAGGGCGCCAGAGAAGACTATTTGCCTCTACGACTCCTGCTCGACAAAGGGGCAGATGCCTATGCAGTGGATAACTTCGGCAGAAACGTACTACATATTAGACTCGGATCTCGAGCTCTGAACGATGATAAGCTGGAAGGACTCAAGGATCTAGGGGACGCTGTACCGGCCTTGATCAACCAGACTGACGCTGATGGATATCGGCCACTCCATTACGGCCTAGCCGCGCTGACGCATGGCGAGTTTGACCAAACTGAGCCCAACTGGCTTGACTATATTATAACACAGGGTGCGGATATGCTTGCCACTGATGGTCTTGGAAACAATGCGCTCCATTACCTTGCCCCTGGCGTCTTCGGGTGTCTCTGCTATGATGGAAGCCACACTCGAGATCCTTTTGAGCGCTTCTTGAAGTTGGGACTGGATATCAATGCGCGCAACAACGCTGGCCAGACACCAGCGTTCTTCCTTGCCATGAGAGGctatgatgatgataatgtgGATGGAGTGGTGAGTTGGTTGGATGAATTGGGGGTGGATTGGCAAGCGAGAGACGATAAGAGGAGAACTATTCTTCATGAAATGGCAGACGAGAAGGAGTATTTGTTCAAGGCTATTATGAACAAGGGAGTTGATCCTTTGGCagaggatgttgatgggCGTTCTACTTTGGATTTAGTGGCAGCCTACGATAATGAGGATGTCCTGAAGCTGTTTGATCGGGATGGTAAGGATGATAGGGAATGA